The Achromobacter pestifer genome includes a region encoding these proteins:
- a CDS encoding phosphomannomutase/phosphoglucomutase, with translation MHGTFGWDTPQILDAVFKAYDIRGTVPEEIDARFAHSLGMAAGTQARELGARSIVVGRDGRLSSVELAAALQAGLRSAGMHVIDIGMATTPMVYFATRLMDTGAGIAVTGSHNPPAHNGFKIVLDGASLYGEGITALRDAMRLPIESASASGGRTQMQIMPCYTARLMGDIRMSRPMKIAIDCGNGVAGAAAPALFRALGCEVVELFCEVDGSFPGHHPDPADPQNLQDLIYCLRYSDCEVGLAFDGDGDRLGVVTKTGQIIWPDRQLILFARDVLSRNPGAEIIYDVKCSRHVARAITEAGGKATMWKTGHSLIKAKMRETGALLAGEMSGHIFFKERWYGFDDGIYAAARLLEILSGAPDPSALLESLPQSCATPEIKLETAEGEQFDLVAALRAQGQFPGAQSINDLDGIRVDYADGFGLARPSNTTPTVVLRFEGDTVAALARIEEDFRNAFRRIAPHVRLPF, from the coding sequence ATGCACGGAACTTTTGGCTGGGACACCCCGCAAATTCTGGATGCGGTTTTCAAGGCTTATGACATACGCGGCACGGTGCCGGAAGAGATCGACGCGAGGTTCGCGCACAGCCTGGGGATGGCGGCGGGAACCCAGGCCCGCGAACTGGGAGCGCGGTCCATTGTGGTGGGGAGGGATGGCAGGCTGAGCAGCGTCGAGTTGGCGGCCGCCTTGCAGGCGGGCCTGCGCTCGGCGGGCATGCACGTGATCGACATCGGCATGGCGACCACGCCGATGGTGTACTTCGCGACCCGCCTGATGGACACGGGCGCGGGCATCGCGGTCACCGGCAGCCATAATCCGCCGGCGCACAACGGCTTCAAGATCGTGCTGGACGGCGCCTCGCTGTACGGCGAGGGCATCACTGCGCTGCGCGACGCGATGCGCCTGCCCATCGAATCGGCGAGCGCGTCGGGCGGACGCACGCAGATGCAGATCATGCCGTGCTACACGGCGCGCCTGATGGGCGACATCCGCATGTCGCGTCCGATGAAGATCGCCATCGATTGCGGCAACGGCGTGGCCGGCGCCGCGGCGCCGGCGCTGTTCCGCGCCCTGGGCTGCGAAGTGGTCGAGCTGTTCTGCGAGGTCGACGGCTCGTTCCCGGGCCATCACCCGGACCCCGCCGATCCGCAGAACCTGCAGGACTTGATCTATTGCCTGCGCTATTCCGACTGCGAGGTCGGCCTGGCGTTCGACGGCGACGGCGACCGGCTCGGCGTGGTGACCAAGACGGGGCAGATCATCTGGCCCGATCGCCAGCTGATCCTGTTCGCGCGCGACGTGCTTTCGCGCAACCCGGGCGCCGAGATCATCTACGACGTCAAGTGCAGCCGCCACGTGGCGCGCGCCATCACCGAGGCGGGCGGCAAGGCCACCATGTGGAAGACCGGGCATTCACTGATCAAGGCCAAGATGCGCGAGACCGGCGCGCTGCTGGCTGGCGAGATGAGCGGCCACATCTTTTTCAAGGAGCGCTGGTACGGCTTTGACGACGGCATCTACGCGGCCGCGCGGCTGCTGGAGATCCTGTCCGGGGCGCCGGATCCGTCGGCTCTGCTGGAAAGCCTGCCGCAGTCCTGCGCCACGCCCGAAATCAAGCTGGAAACCGCCGAAGGCGAGCAGTTCGATCTGGTGGCGGCGCTGCGCGCGCAGGGGCAGTTTCCCGGCGCGCAGTCCATCAACGATCTGGACGGCATCCGGGTGGATTACGCCGACGGCTTCGGCCTGGCGCGTCCGTCCAACACCACGCCGACGGTGGTATTGCGTTTTGAAGGGGACACGGTGGCCGCACTGGCCCGTATCGAGGAGGATTTCCGCAACGCGTTCCGGCGCATTGCCCCTCATGTTCGTTTACCGTTTTAA